A genome region from Solanum pennellii chromosome 12, SPENNV200 includes the following:
- the LOC107006129 gene encoding cytosolic sulfotransferase 12-like — MTSPPKYLQKDNLSEECKKLLSFLPKEKGWVGPYIYNYQGFWLPPNFLQRVISFQQQFQAQDSDIILVTIPKSGTTWLKSLLFALVNRVKHPIFESNHPLLVKNPHVLVPFLEHTLYIDGPVPNFLTFTSPRLLATHVPFTSLPKAVQDSKTKLVYLCRNPRDTFISMWHFANNLIVHQEDTKSIEEMFDLFCEGASLYGPFWNHVLDYWKQSIENPQKVIFLMYEEIKKKPKIELKRLAEFLECPFSIEEENSGVVDDILKMCSFENLRNLEVNSNGKLPTGEEYKIFFRRGEVGDWKNYFTIEMSDKLNHIIEEKLQGSGLNFLYV; from the coding sequence ATGACTTCTCCTCCAAAATATTTACAAAAGGATAACCTAAGCGAAGAGTGCAAGAAATTGCTCTCTTTCCTACCAAAAGAAAAGGGATGGGTTGGACCATATATCTACAATTATCAAGGTTTTTGGTTACCACCAAATTTTCTTCAGCGTGTGATTTCTTTTCAACAACAATTTCAAGCTCAAGATAGTGATATCATTCTTGTTACAATTCCAAAATCAGGAACTACTTGGTTAAAGTCACTTCTATTCGCTCTGGTGAACCGAGTTAAGCATCCTATTTTTGAATCTAATCACCCTTTACTTGTTAAGAACCCTCATGTTCTAGTTCCATTCTTGGAGCATACACTCTATATTGATGGTCCAGTCCCTAATTTTTTAACCTTCACTTCACCTAGACTCTTGGCAACTCATGTGCCCTTTACTTCTTTGCCAAAAGCAGTTCAGGATTCAAAAACCAAACTTGTTTACTTGTGCAGAAATCCTAGGGACACTTTTATTTCTATGTGGCATTTTGCAAACAATTTAATAGTTCATCAAGAAGATACCAAGTCTATTGAAGAAATGTTTGATCTTTTTTGTGAGGGGGCAAGCCTTTATGGTCCGTTTTGGAATCACGTGTTGGATTATTGGAAACAAAGCATAGAAAACCctcaaaaagtaatttttttaatgtacgaagaaattaaaaagaaaccAAAAATTGAACTTAAACGCTTGGCTGAATTTTTGGAATGTCCCTTTTCCATAGAGGAAGAAAATTCTGGAGTAGTGgatgatatattaaaaatgtgtagctttgagaatttgagaaatttgGAGGTGAATAGCAATGGAAAGTTACCAACTGGAgaggaatataaaattttctttcgtAGAGGAGAAGTTGGAGATTGGAAGAATTACTTTACTATAGAGATGAGTGATAAACTCAATCATATCATTGAAGAAAAGCTTCAAGGATCTGGattaaactttttatatgtttgA